The following coding sequences are from one Granulicella arctica window:
- a CDS encoding flotillin family protein — MLTPVTIVVGLCVIAVLALLFAVGKMFRKAAPNQAIIVYGFRKARVIKSGAAVIFPVIETYRELTLELMSFDVAPQQDLYTKQGVAVTVEAVAQIKVRSDNESILTAAEQFLSKSPDQRESLIRLVMEGHLRGIIGQLTVEQIVKEPELVAERMRSTCMDDMSKMGLEVVSFTIREVRDKNEYITNMGRPDVARIKRDAEIATAEAERDTAIRRANALREAAIARAASDQDRVIAETASLGKQAEAERDLAIQKAQYTEQSRRQEAQADKAYELQTNVMQQQVVAAQVKVLQIEKEQQVKVQEAEILRHEAELISTVLKGSEIEARRIQNIATAEKARITIEAEGHAAAARAQGEAQAAVTRLQGSAEADIIFSKGEAEAKAMNVKAEAYQEWTQAAVVDKLISNMAEVVRAMAEPLSKIDKITIVSTGADEHTGVNKLTGDMTRIAAQVPALFEALSGMKISDLMANVKPMQPRVVDAEDSK; from the coding sequence ATGCTAACCCCCGTAACAATCGTTGTTGGTCTTTGTGTCATCGCCGTACTTGCCCTGCTCTTCGCAGTCGGCAAGATGTTCCGCAAAGCCGCTCCCAACCAGGCCATTATCGTCTACGGTTTTCGTAAGGCCCGTGTGATCAAGTCCGGTGCGGCAGTCATCTTTCCGGTCATTGAGACGTACCGTGAGCTCACCCTCGAGCTTATGAGCTTCGATGTCGCACCCCAGCAGGACCTCTACACCAAGCAAGGTGTCGCTGTCACTGTCGAGGCCGTCGCACAAATCAAAGTTCGATCGGACAACGAATCCATCCTCACGGCAGCAGAGCAATTTCTCTCGAAGTCGCCTGACCAACGCGAGTCCCTGATCCGTCTCGTCATGGAGGGTCATCTTCGCGGCATCATCGGCCAACTCACGGTCGAGCAGATCGTGAAAGAGCCAGAGCTTGTCGCCGAACGCATGCGCTCTACCTGCATGGACGACATGTCGAAGATGGGCCTTGAGGTCGTCAGCTTTACGATCCGCGAAGTGCGCGATAAGAACGAGTACATCACCAACATGGGCCGTCCCGACGTAGCCCGTATCAAGCGTGATGCCGAGATTGCGACCGCTGAAGCCGAGCGCGATACAGCGATCCGCCGCGCCAACGCACTTCGTGAGGCGGCAATTGCCCGTGCAGCTTCTGACCAGGATCGTGTGATCGCCGAGACAGCATCGCTCGGTAAACAGGCCGAAGCCGAACGGGATCTGGCAATCCAAAAAGCGCAATACACAGAGCAATCGCGTCGTCAGGAGGCGCAGGCCGATAAAGCATACGAGCTCCAGACCAATGTCATGCAGCAGCAGGTCGTTGCAGCACAGGTCAAAGTCCTTCAGATCGAGAAGGAACAGCAGGTCAAGGTGCAGGAAGCCGAGATCCTGCGGCATGAAGCCGAGCTCATTTCGACTGTTCTAAAAGGTTCAGAGATCGAAGCACGTCGCATCCAGAACATCGCAACCGCAGAGAAGGCTCGCATCACCATTGAAGCGGAAGGCCACGCTGCTGCGGCCCGCGCTCAGGGCGAGGCACAGGCCGCTGTCACGCGACTTCAGGGATCTGCCGAAGCTGACATCATCTTCTCCAAGGGCGAAGCCGAAGCCAAGGCGATGAACGTCAAGGCCGAAGCCTACCAGGAGTGGACTCAGGCCGCGGTCGTCGACAAACTCATCAGCAACATGGCCGAGGTCGTCCGTGCGATGGCTGAGCCCCTATCAAAGATCGATAAGATCACCATCGTCTCAACCGGAGCCGACGAACACACCGGTGTCAACAAGCTGACCGGTGACATGACACGCATCGCTGCCCAGGTGCCAGCGCTCTTCGAAGCTCTTAGTGGTATGAAGATCTCCGACCTCATGGCTAACGTAAAGCCAATGCAGCCTCGCGTCGTCGATGCCGAGGACTCCAAGTAA
- a CDS encoding PspA/IM30 family protein: MALLERVSTLLRANLNDLLAQAEDPEKLARQLVLDMENQLMQIKTEVAIAIADQHLLQKKQFAQQELHTQWLRKAELAVSKQQDDLARAALERALFTQRIAEALEQQHAEQTAETEALRAAYNRLQQKLSETQARVDLLSAQLRRSRAVHKAATTQSALQTASAQATLARLVAAVDEADSRNHASRVLLAASSETLEERFDSLDRTDKIEALLLELKERQHRLA, translated from the coding sequence ATGGCACTACTGGAACGCGTCTCGACACTTCTCCGCGCCAACCTCAATGATCTCCTCGCTCAAGCTGAAGATCCAGAGAAGCTGGCCCGGCAGCTTGTCCTCGATATGGAAAATCAACTCATGCAGATCAAGACTGAGGTGGCAATCGCCATCGCCGATCAACATCTCTTACAGAAGAAGCAGTTTGCACAGCAGGAACTTCACACGCAATGGCTGCGCAAGGCTGAACTTGCTGTCTCGAAACAGCAGGACGATCTGGCTCGCGCCGCCTTGGAGCGGGCACTGTTCACCCAGCGAATTGCCGAAGCGCTCGAGCAGCAACATGCCGAGCAGACCGCTGAAACGGAAGCCCTTCGTGCTGCCTACAATCGCCTGCAGCAGAAGCTGTCGGAGACGCAGGCCCGTGTTGATCTTCTGAGCGCACAGCTTCGTCGCAGCAGGGCGGTTCACAAAGCAGCTACAACTCAGAGCGCTCTGCAGACGGCTTCGGCTCAAGCAACGCTCGCTCGCTTGGTTGCCGCCGTCGACGAAGCTGACTCTCGCAATCACGCCTCGCGCGTCTTGCTTGCCGCTTCATCAGAAACACTTGAGGAGCGCTTTGACTCACTCGACCGTACTGACAAGATCGAGGCGCTCCTTCTGGAACTCAAGGAACGCCAGCATCGGCTCGCGTAA
- a CDS encoding PP2C family protein-serine/threonine phosphatase, translating to MALLCAAVFCLFASIGFISNIRGEHATDLLRSSTSALLTGVMGVVYIVLATRKPRYFPIAILSQLAVIKAMPSLLAASGLVWTNPSYREVVSLYASIATILSALAYTLFFYFIQTEGRHAFRSQTELALAHTIQATLVPIIDTVGVGFQIYGVSIPSDKVGGDLVDLVTLPNGSAVAYVADIAGHGLQAGILMGMVKAAARTSLLNLPSPQALFTNLNQVLPKVKEANMYATCAAIYIQPCSGAGCNIEYALAGHPAIYHLAASGNPHPRLADEQLPLGILPHAIYRSQVVHADCGDLLVATTDGVLETAGKDGVEFGTDLFEQLLLDSRDLSLHEIAHRILTAVKTLGPQEDDRTLLLIRIL from the coding sequence ATGGCCCTGCTGTGCGCCGCTGTCTTTTGCCTCTTCGCATCCATAGGCTTCATCTCCAATATTCGTGGAGAGCATGCGACCGACCTTCTGCGTAGTTCAACTTCAGCGCTGCTCACGGGTGTCATGGGTGTTGTCTATATTGTGTTAGCCACCCGCAAACCCCGATACTTCCCGATCGCCATCCTGTCACAACTCGCTGTGATCAAAGCGATGCCATCTCTGCTTGCGGCCAGCGGTCTCGTCTGGACAAACCCCAGCTATCGTGAGGTGGTCAGCTTATACGCATCTATCGCGACCATCCTCTCAGCCCTCGCCTATACCCTGTTCTTCTACTTTATCCAGACCGAAGGTCGGCACGCCTTTCGCAGTCAGACGGAGTTGGCCCTCGCGCATACCATCCAGGCCACTCTCGTCCCCATCATCGATACCGTTGGTGTCGGATTTCAAATCTACGGTGTGTCGATCCCCAGCGATAAAGTCGGGGGCGATCTCGTAGACCTCGTAACGCTTCCGAACGGATCAGCCGTCGCCTACGTGGCGGACATTGCAGGCCACGGTCTCCAGGCAGGCATCCTTATGGGCATGGTCAAAGCAGCCGCCCGCACAAGCCTGCTGAACCTTCCCTCGCCACAAGCTCTCTTTACCAATCTCAACCAGGTGTTGCCGAAGGTGAAGGAGGCAAACATGTATGCCACTTGCGCTGCGATTTACATTCAACCCTGCAGTGGCGCCGGATGCAACATCGAGTACGCCCTCGCCGGGCATCCTGCCATCTACCACCTCGCCGCATCGGGAAACCCCCACCCCCGGCTCGCAGATGAGCAACTTCCACTCGGGATTCTGCCCCATGCCATCTATCGCAGCCAGGTCGTCCACGCCGACTGCGGTGACCTGCTCGTCGCCACAACCGACGGAGTTCTTGAGACCGCAGGGAAAGATGGCGTCGAGTTCGGCACAGACCTCTTTGAACAACTCCTTCTGGATAGCCGCGATCTCTCGCTTCACGAGATCGCACACAGGATTCTTACCGCCGTAAAGACGCTCGGACCGCAGGAAGACGACCGAACGCTCCTCCTCATTCGAATTCTATGA
- a CDS encoding helix-turn-helix domain-containing protein, which yields MKLSDKIRYLREVEGSLRGLDRAMTQQELVRAIAAEAKGKGISQSYLSQIESGARPHLTNTTRLLLAKFFKVHPGYLVEDPENYQSELRTIEVLEDKLDLWLVAGADRFGRRDPDLCRALLALAQYEDSRRCLLLLESILKTPALVDRLGAVLAPITQTAKKASPVSRKKSVK from the coding sequence ATGAAGCTCTCAGACAAGATACGCTACCTCCGCGAAGTGGAGGGCTCACTGCGCGGCCTTGATCGCGCTATGACACAGCAGGAACTCGTACGCGCCATCGCTGCCGAGGCAAAAGGTAAAGGGATCTCCCAGTCCTATCTTTCGCAGATCGAATCCGGTGCACGTCCTCACCTGACGAATACGACTCGCCTTCTACTGGCGAAGTTCTTCAAGGTTCACCCGGGCTACCTCGTTGAAGATCCCGAAAACTACCAGTCCGAGCTACGGACGATTGAGGTTCTCGAAGATAAGCTGGATCTATGGCTCGTCGCAGGTGCTGATCGTTTTGGCCGTCGTGATCCTGACCTCTGTCGAGCCTTGCTCGCTCTCGCTCAGTATGAAGATTCGCGGCGCTGCCTGCTTCTTCTTGAGTCCATTCTCAAAACGCCTGCGTTGGTGGATCGCTTAGGTGCAGTACTTGCGCCGATAACTCAGACCGCTAAAAAAGCCTCTCCGGTCTCCAGAAAGAAGTCTGTGAAATGA